In a genomic window of Flavobacterium sp. KACC 22761:
- a CDS encoding glycosyltransferase family 4 protein gives MNQIKKLLIIGFVWPEPKSSAAGGRIMQLISIFKQNGFEITFASAAQDSDFMVDLSEFGVIKKSIELNSSSFDDFIKELNPDVVLFDRFMIEEQFGWRVVEKCPKAIRILDTEDLHCLRTARQKAFKENRICELEDLLSEEVAKREIASVLRCDLSLIISEFEMNILKDVFKINGDLLFYLPFLVDEMKEEDLLELPSFEDRKNFVFIGNFLHEPNWNTVQYLKEAIWPSIKKDFPEAVLKVYGAYPSQKVLQLHQPKNGFCIMGRAEDANEIVKNAKVLLAPIRFGAGLKGKLLEAMQCGTPSATTTIGSEAMHANLPWNGFIEDDAVEFAKKAIALYQNENLWKQSQKNGIAIINECYQKSNYSVQLISLVNLLLIDSKSHRLHNFMGNLLQHHAFKSTMYMSKWIEAKNK, from the coding sequence ATGAATCAAATTAAAAAACTTTTGATTATTGGGTTTGTTTGGCCCGAGCCAAAGTCCTCTGCAGCAGGTGGAAGAATCATGCAATTGATTTCTATTTTTAAGCAAAACGGCTTCGAAATTACATTTGCAAGCGCAGCTCAGGACAGCGATTTTATGGTTGATTTGTCTGAATTTGGAGTAATAAAAAAAAGTATTGAACTTAATTCTTCGAGTTTTGATGATTTTATAAAAGAATTAAATCCAGATGTTGTTTTGTTTGATCGTTTTATGATCGAAGAACAGTTTGGTTGGAGAGTGGTTGAAAAGTGTCCAAAAGCGATCCGAATTTTAGATACTGAAGATTTGCATTGTTTAAGAACCGCAAGGCAAAAAGCTTTTAAAGAAAACCGCATTTGCGAATTAGAAGATTTACTGTCTGAAGAAGTGGCAAAAAGAGAAATTGCTAGTGTTTTACGTTGCGATTTATCTTTGATTATTTCTGAATTTGAAATGAATATTCTAAAAGATGTTTTCAAGATTAATGGAGACTTACTTTTTTATCTTCCTTTTTTGGTTGATGAAATGAAAGAGGAAGATTTGCTAGAATTGCCTTCTTTTGAAGATCGAAAGAATTTTGTTTTCATCGGAAATTTTCTTCACGAACCCAATTGGAATACCGTTCAATATTTAAAAGAAGCCATTTGGCCTTCTATAAAAAAAGATTTTCCAGAAGCAGTTTTGAAGGTTTATGGCGCTTATCCTTCGCAGAAAGTGTTGCAGTTGCATCAGCCTAAAAACGGTTTTTGCATTATGGGAAGAGCAGAAGATGCCAACGAAATAGTAAAAAATGCAAAAGTACTTTTAGCGCCAATTCGCTTTGGAGCTGGTCTGAAAGGAAAACTATTAGAAGCCATGCAATGCGGAACGCCGAGTGCAACCACAACAATTGGTTCTGAAGCCATGCATGCAAATTTGCCTTGGAATGGTTTTATTGAAGATGATGCAGTAGAATTTGCTAAAAAAGCTATTGCGCTGTATCAAAATGAAAATCTTTGGAAGCAGTCTCAGAAAAATGGAATTGCAATTATTAATGAATGTTATCAAAAAAGCAATTATTCTGTTCAACTAATTTCTTTGGTAAATTTACTTTTAATAGATTCTAAAAGTCATCGTCTCCATAATTTTATGGGAAATCTGTTGCAGCATCATGCGTTTAAAAGCACAATGTACATGTCAAAATGGATTGAAGCGAAAAATAAGTAA
- a CDS encoding helix-turn-helix domain-containing protein — MSSQNVFTLINPQNGNLAFKILPFDDNSHFDHLQRNNYYSLIWVTKGKGKVKADFAEHHFEENSLLAFSPYQPFMLCVNEPIEGIAIHFHPDFYCIHMHQKEVSCNGVLFNNIYQPPYVQVTEQASKTINMVIDQMKAEIQNAELAQYELLISYLKIFLITASRLKTEQLEEMKSVPDSKEPLILQSLKDAIELNFKTKHSAGNYAELLNISPKALAKLSKNYFNKTLTDLISERIIIEAKRELYLTNKTVKEIAYELGYDDEHYFSRFFKTNADVSPQIYRETVGFGKMEA; from the coding sequence ATGAGTTCTCAAAATGTTTTTACTTTAATCAATCCGCAGAATGGGAATTTGGCTTTTAAAATCCTTCCTTTTGATGACAACAGCCATTTCGACCATTTACAACGAAACAATTATTACTCATTAATTTGGGTCACCAAAGGAAAAGGCAAAGTAAAAGCTGATTTTGCTGAACATCATTTTGAAGAAAACTCTCTTCTCGCCTTTTCTCCGTATCAGCCTTTTATGCTTTGTGTAAACGAACCGATTGAAGGAATTGCCATTCATTTTCATCCTGATTTTTATTGCATTCATATGCATCAAAAAGAGGTTTCGTGCAATGGTGTTTTGTTCAATAACATCTATCAGCCTCCGTATGTTCAAGTTACAGAACAAGCTTCGAAGACTATTAATATGGTTATTGATCAAATGAAAGCTGAAATTCAGAATGCTGAATTGGCGCAATATGAGTTGCTGATTTCATATTTAAAAATCTTTTTAATCACCGCTTCGAGATTAAAAACAGAACAATTAGAAGAAATGAAATCGGTTCCAGATTCAAAAGAACCTTTAATTCTTCAAAGCTTGAAAGATGCAATTGAATTGAATTTTAAAACCAAACATTCAGCCGGAAATTATGCGGAATTGCTGAATATTTCTCCAAAAGCTTTGGCAAAATTATCTAAGAATTATTTCAATAAAACCTTAACCGATTTAATTTCAGAAAGAATTATTATTGAAGCCAAAAGAGAATTGTACTTGACCAACAAAACTGTAAAAGAAATTGCCTACGAGTTAGGTTATGACGACGAACATTACTTCAGCCGTTTCTTTAAAACCAATGCAGATGTTTCTCCTCAGATTTATCGCGAAACAGTTGGTTTTGGAAAAATGGAAGCTTAG
- a CDS encoding peroxidase-related enzyme translates to MARLTALNPEEVTGKTKDLFNAVQAKLGVVPNMMRTMGNSPAVLEGYLNLSGALSHGKLSAKTGELIALAVSESNSCDYCLAAHTFIGEKLVKADPAVLKAARSGNSDDAKTEAILQLAKTLISKGGLVNDEDVNKAKNAGVSDAEIAEIIGHVALNVLTNYFNNVANTEIDFPAV, encoded by the coding sequence ATGGCACGATTAACAGCTTTAAACCCAGAAGAAGTAACAGGAAAAACTAAAGATTTATTCAACGCAGTTCAGGCAAAATTAGGCGTTGTACCAAACATGATGAGAACAATGGGAAATTCTCCAGCAGTTCTGGAAGGATATTTAAACTTAAGTGGTGCTCTAAGCCACGGAAAATTAAGCGCAAAAACAGGAGAATTAATCGCTCTGGCAGTTTCAGAAAGCAATTCTTGTGATTACTGTTTAGCAGCTCACACTTTTATTGGAGAAAAATTAGTGAAAGCAGATCCAGCAGTTTTAAAAGCAGCAAGATCTGGAAATTCTGATGATGCGAAAACAGAAGCAATTTTACAATTGGCTAAAACATTAATCAGCAAAGGCGGTTTAGTAAATGACGAAGATGTAAATAAAGCCAAAAATGCAGGAGTTTCTGATGCTGAAATTGCAGAAATTATTGGTCACGTAGCTTTAAACGTTTTAACAAACTACTTTAATAATGTAGCAAATACAGAAATTGATTTTCCGGCAGTTTAA
- a CDS encoding hydrolase/aminopeptidase, with protein MKKLILVALFLTAFACQKKEQSEKTAIVVDEHSYSKPELAVAKHLDLDIKVDFDTQTISGKASWTIDNKSKGNEIIFDENTLNITKVTLGQGEEEKETKFELGKDVEFHGKPIHITIEPNTTRVNIYYNTTKDGVALQWLKPEQTADKKKPFVFSQGESVWSRTWIPCQDSPGIRFTYNAKVTVPKDLLAVMSAVNPQKKNDTGVYIFKQDKAIPSYLMAIAVGDIEFQAIDNRTGVYTEPSVLKSAAYEFAELGKMVNAAEKLYGPYRWGRYDVLVLPPSFPYGGMENPNLTFLTPGIIAGDRSLTSLLAHELGHSWSGNLVTNATWDDIWLNEGFTTYVEHRIGEAIFGKKEFDMQNVITNKELVDNVAEFGDTNPDTKLKVSLTGRNPDDGISQIPYVKGYAFLRVIENAVGREKFDPFIKNYFDSHAFKSITTEDFVKYLNENLIKGDKALADKIQLDNWIYKPGIPSNILPVSSAEFDAIDAIQKSWRETGVAGLSKKITTTAEKQHFIDHLPADITVKEMEAIDKEFNFTKGGNFIIKRQWFVQALRHQYKPAYPAIEQFLIGISRTGSVMMLYKEMVKTPEGKVWAKQVFDKAKSGYHATTIQAVEGVLK; from the coding sequence ATGAAAAAATTAATTCTTGTCGCTTTATTTCTTACGGCATTTGCTTGCCAGAAAAAAGAGCAATCAGAAAAAACAGCTATTGTTGTTGACGAACACAGTTATTCTAAACCAGAACTTGCTGTTGCAAAACATCTTGATCTTGACATCAAAGTTGATTTTGATACTCAGACCATTTCAGGAAAAGCATCTTGGACGATTGACAATAAAAGTAAAGGAAATGAAATTATTTTCGATGAAAACACTTTGAATATTACAAAAGTTACTTTAGGGCAAGGAGAAGAAGAAAAAGAAACCAAATTTGAACTTGGGAAAGACGTTGAATTTCACGGAAAGCCAATTCATATTACTATTGAGCCAAATACAACTAGAGTAAACATTTACTACAACACCACTAAAGACGGTGTTGCACTGCAATGGCTTAAACCAGAACAAACTGCAGATAAAAAGAAACCTTTTGTTTTCTCTCAAGGCGAAAGCGTTTGGTCGCGTACATGGATTCCGTGTCAAGATTCGCCGGGAATTCGTTTCACTTATAATGCAAAAGTTACAGTTCCTAAAGATTTATTAGCGGTTATGAGCGCAGTAAATCCACAGAAGAAAAACGATACCGGAGTTTATATTTTCAAACAAGACAAAGCAATTCCTTCTTATTTAATGGCAATTGCAGTTGGAGATATTGAATTTCAAGCAATCGATAACAGAACTGGAGTTTATACAGAACCATCTGTTTTAAAAAGCGCTGCTTATGAATTTGCTGAACTTGGCAAAATGGTAAATGCGGCAGAAAAATTATACGGGCCATACCGTTGGGGACGCTACGACGTATTGGTTTTACCTCCAAGTTTCCCTTATGGCGGAATGGAGAATCCAAACTTGACTTTTTTAACTCCGGGAATTATAGCCGGCGATCGTTCTTTAACAAGTTTGTTAGCACATGAATTAGGCCATAGCTGGAGCGGAAACCTAGTTACAAACGCAACTTGGGATGATATTTGGCTAAACGAAGGCTTCACCACTTATGTTGAACACAGAATTGGAGAAGCGATTTTCGGGAAGAAAGAATTTGACATGCAAAATGTAATCACCAACAAAGAATTGGTTGATAACGTTGCAGAATTCGGAGATACAAATCCAGACACAAAATTAAAAGTGAGTTTAACTGGCAGAAATCCTGACGATGGCATCAGCCAAATTCCTTATGTAAAAGGATATGCTTTTTTAAGAGTGATTGAAAATGCAGTTGGACGCGAGAAATTTGACCCGTTTATTAAGAATTATTTTGATTCGCATGCTTTCAAATCTATTACAACAGAAGATTTCGTTAAATATTTAAATGAAAATTTAATTAAAGGAGATAAAGCTTTAGCCGATAAAATCCAATTAGACAACTGGATTTACAAACCAGGAATTCCATCAAATATCCTTCCGGTAAGTTCTGCAGAATTTGATGCTATTGATGCTATCCAAAAAAGCTGGAGAGAAACTGGCGTTGCAGGTTTAAGCAAAAAAATCACCACTACTGCCGAAAAACAACATTTTATAGATCATCTTCCAGCTGATATTACAGTAAAAGAAATGGAAGCAATTGATAAAGAATTCAATTTTACAAAAGGTGGAAATTTCATTATCAAACGCCAATGGTTTGTTCAGGCTTTACGTCATCAATACAAACCAGCATATCCCGCAATTGAGCAGTTTTTAATTGGAATCAGCAGAACTGGATCTGTAATGATGCTTTATAAAGAAATGGTTAAAACTCCTGAAGGAAAAGTTTGGGCAAAACAGGTTTTTGATAAAGCAAAATCTGGTTATCATGCAACAACTATTCAGGCTGTTGAAGGGGTTTTGAAATAA
- a CDS encoding pyruvate dehydrogenase complex dihydrolipoamide acetyltransferase, translating to MAIKVTMPRLSDTMTEGTVATWLKKVGDKISEGDILAEIETDKATMEFESFNEGTLLHIGIQAGETAPVDSLLAIIGNEGEDISALLAGGDAPAAEAPKADAPAAEAKTETAAPAKAATELPKGVIVVTMPRLSDTMTEGTVATWLKKVGDAVAEGDILAEIETDKATMEFESFNAGTLLYIGIQEGNTAPVDSLLAIIGPAGTDISGIAENYTAGGAAPASAPAAEETKAAPAAAQATEVVAETSNGGRILASPLAKKIASDKGIALNQVKGSGENGRIVKSDIENFTPSSQAQAPASAPAVKQEASAPAAPKVFVPAGEVFTEEIKNSQMRKIIAKRLSESLFTAPHYNLVIEVSMDEAMQARAAINSVPDTKVSFNDMVIKACALALKKHPKINSTWKEDAIIINHHVNIGVAVAVEDGLVVPVLKFTDAMSLSQIGGSVRDLAGRAKNKKLVPQEMEGSTFTVSNLGMFGITEFNSIINQPNSAILSVGAIVEKPVVKNGQIVVGNTMMLSLACDHRTIDGATGAQFLQTLKQYIESPVTMLA from the coding sequence ATGGCGATTAAAGTAACAATGCCTCGTTTGAGCGATACTATGACGGAAGGAACGGTAGCGACTTGGCTTAAAAAAGTAGGCGACAAAATCAGTGAAGGAGATATCTTAGCTGAAATCGAAACAGACAAAGCAACAATGGAGTTCGAATCTTTTAACGAAGGAACTCTTTTACATATTGGAATTCAAGCTGGAGAAACTGCTCCAGTTGATTCATTATTAGCAATCATTGGTAACGAAGGAGAAGATATTTCTGCTCTTTTAGCTGGTGGTGACGCTCCTGCTGCCGAAGCTCCAAAAGCGGATGCTCCAGCTGCTGAAGCAAAAACTGAAACTGCTGCGCCTGCAAAAGCAGCAACTGAATTACCAAAAGGTGTTATTGTAGTAACAATGCCACGTTTGAGTGATACAATGACTGAAGGTACAGTAGCAACTTGGTTAAAAAAAGTTGGAGACGCTGTAGCGGAAGGTGATATTTTAGCAGAAATTGAAACAGATAAAGCTACAATGGAGTTTGAATCTTTCAATGCTGGAACATTATTATACATTGGAATTCAAGAAGGAAACACTGCTCCTGTTGACAGCTTATTAGCTATCATTGGACCTGCAGGAACTGATATTTCTGGAATTGCTGAAAATTATACTGCCGGAGGTGCTGCACCTGCAAGTGCTCCTGCTGCTGAAGAAACAAAAGCTGCTCCTGCCGCTGCACAAGCTACAGAAGTTGTTGCCGAAACTTCAAACGGAGGAAGAATTTTAGCTTCACCATTAGCTAAAAAAATCGCTTCTGACAAAGGAATCGCATTAAACCAAGTGAAAGGATCTGGAGAAAACGGACGTATCGTAAAAAGCGATATCGAGAACTTTACTCCATCTTCGCAAGCACAAGCTCCTGCTTCAGCACCTGCTGTTAAACAAGAAGCATCTGCTCCTGCTGCACCAAAAGTTTTTGTTCCTGCTGGCGAAGTTTTCACAGAAGAGATCAAAAACTCTCAAATGCGTAAAATTATTGCAAAACGTCTTTCTGAATCTTTATTCACTGCTCCTCACTACAACTTAGTGATCGAAGTAAGCATGGACGAAGCAATGCAAGCTAGAGCTGCTATCAACAGCGTTCCAGATACAAAAGTATCTTTCAACGATATGGTAATCAAAGCTTGTGCTTTAGCATTGAAAAAACATCCAAAAATCAACTCTACTTGGAAAGAAGATGCTATCATCATCAACCACCACGTAAACATTGGTGTTGCTGTAGCTGTTGAAGACGGATTAGTTGTTCCTGTATTGAAATTTACTGACGCTATGAGTTTATCTCAAATTGGTGGTTCAGTAAGAGATCTTGCTGGAAGAGCTAAAAACAAAAAATTAGTACCACAAGAAATGGAAGGAAGTACTTTTACAGTATCTAACCTTGGTATGTTTGGTATTACTGAATTTAATTCAATTATCAACCAACCAAACTCTGCTATCCTTTCTGTAGGTGCAATTGTTGAGAAACCAGTAGTTAAAAACGGTCAAATCGTAGTTGGAAACACAATGATGTTATCATTAGCTTGCGACCACAGAACTATTGACGGTGCAACTGGCGCTCAATTCTTACAAACATTAAAACAATACATCGAAAGCCCAGTTACAATGTTGGCGTAA
- the pdhA gene encoding pyruvate dehydrogenase (acetyl-transferring) E1 component subunit alpha → MKEVTKEVYLKWYEDMLLWRKFEDKLAALYIQQKVRGFLHLYNGQEAVLAGALHAMDLTKDKMITAYRNHVQPIGMGVDPRNVMAELLGKATGTSKGMGGSMHIFSKEHGFYGGHGIVGAQIPVGAGIAFADKYFNTGGVTMTYFGDGAARQGSLHEAFNMAMLWKLPVVFIVENNGYAMGTSVERTANHTDIWKLGLGYEMPCGPVDGMNPVKVAEAMHEAIERARRGDGPTFLEMKTYRYRGHSMSDAQLYRSKEEVEEYKKIDPITQVLDVILDQKYATEEEIEVIDQRVKDLVEECAKFAEESPYPDLQQLYDVVYAQEDYPFTPHKL, encoded by the coding sequence ATGAAAGAAGTTACAAAAGAGGTGTATTTAAAGTGGTACGAAGACATGCTACTTTGGAGAAAGTTTGAAGACAAACTTGCAGCATTATACATTCAACAAAAAGTTAGAGGTTTTTTACACCTATATAATGGTCAAGAAGCTGTATTAGCAGGTGCATTGCACGCTATGGACTTGACTAAAGACAAAATGATTACTGCTTACAGAAACCACGTTCAGCCAATCGGTATGGGCGTTGATCCAAGAAATGTAATGGCTGAGCTTTTAGGAAAAGCAACAGGAACTTCTAAAGGTATGGGAGGTTCTATGCACATTTTCTCTAAAGAGCACGGTTTTTACGGAGGACACGGAATTGTAGGTGCTCAAATTCCTGTGGGAGCTGGTATTGCTTTCGCAGACAAATATTTCAACACTGGCGGTGTTACCATGACTTACTTTGGTGATGGAGCTGCTAGACAAGGTTCTCTTCACGAAGCTTTCAACATGGCTATGTTATGGAAACTTCCAGTGGTATTTATCGTTGAAAACAACGGTTATGCAATGGGAACTTCCGTAGAAAGAACTGCAAACCACACTGACATCTGGAAATTAGGTTTAGGCTACGAAATGCCTTGTGGACCTGTTGACGGAATGAACCCTGTAAAAGTTGCCGAAGCAATGCACGAAGCTATCGAAAGAGCGCGTCGCGGAGATGGACCAACTTTCCTTGAAATGAAAACGTACCGTTACAGAGGACACTCTATGTCTGATGCACAATTATACCGTTCTAAAGAAGAGGTTGAAGAGTACAAAAAAATCGACCCAATTACTCAAGTTCTTGATGTAATCTTGGATCAAAAATATGCTACCGAAGAAGAAATCGAAGTAATTGACCAAAGAGTTAAAGACTTGGTTGAAGAGTGTGCGAAATTCGCTGAAGAATCTCCATATCCAGACTTACAACAATTATACGATGTAGTATACGCACAAGAAGACTATCCATTTACACCTCATAAACTATAA
- the cdd gene encoding cytidine deaminase has product MKEISITSSFTIYDSINELSQDLQDLMNQAIEIRKKAYAPYSQFRVGAALLLDNGKIILGSNQENAAYPSGLCAERTAIFYAGSAYPEAKILKIAISAASDTNQTTAPIPPCGSCRQSIAEYEIKQDTPIEIYFMGEIGEVYKSASLKNLLPFMFDKKFL; this is encoded by the coding sequence ATGAAAGAAATAAGCATTACATCATCATTTACAATTTACGACAGCATCAATGAGCTTTCTCAGGATCTACAGGATTTAATGAATCAGGCAATCGAAATTCGTAAAAAAGCTTATGCCCCTTATTCTCAATTTAGAGTTGGAGCCGCGCTACTTCTTGATAACGGAAAAATAATTTTAGGATCTAATCAAGAAAATGCCGCCTATCCATCAGGACTATGTGCAGAAAGAACTGCTATTTTTTACGCAGGAAGCGCATATCCGGAAGCCAAAATCTTAAAAATAGCCATTTCAGCAGCTTCAGACACCAATCAAACCACCGCTCCTATTCCGCCTTGTGGGTCTTGTCGCCAATCAATTGCAGAATACGAAATCAAGCAAGACACCCCTATAGAAATCTATTTTATGGGCGAAATTGGTGAAGTTTACAAATCGGCATCCCTCAAAAATTTGCTTCCTTTTATGTTTGATAAAAAGTTCTTGTAA
- the porV gene encoding type IX secretion system outer membrane channel protein PorV, with the protein MKKISLLLICLLTISYVKAQETRPITTGVPFLLVAADARAAGLADQGVATSSDVFSQQWNPAKYAFSTDAQGLSISYTPYLTDLANDISLGQLTYYNKFSDRSAFAAGFRYFGFGDIELRRTGDPNEVPNIVSPNEFALDGSYSQKLSETFSMSVGARYIRSNLKVASEDVDATAGTSFAVDVAGFYQSEEIAYSSFNGRWRAGFNFQNMGPKISYDNDDLSSNFLPANMRLGGGFDFILDDYNKFAVSVEFTKLLVPTPPGQQAAVDLNGDGDFTDPGESAQEQSTIAYNKYNDIGWFQGMFKSFGDAPGGFSEEIKEVTYSLAGEYMYQDSFAFRAGYFHESPEKGARQFFSLGAGFKYNIVKVDVSYLFSTSKVKNPLENTLRFSLTFNFGDKYEEY; encoded by the coding sequence ATGAAAAAAATATCACTTTTATTAATTTGCCTTTTAACTATTTCATACGTAAAAGCACAGGAAACTCGACCAATCACCACAGGAGTTCCTTTCTTATTAGTTGCTGCTGATGCACGAGCAGCAGGCTTAGCGGATCAAGGTGTGGCTACGTCATCTGACGTTTTCTCTCAACAATGGAATCCAGCCAAATATGCATTTTCTACAGATGCGCAAGGGCTTTCTATTAGTTACACGCCTTATTTAACAGATTTAGCCAATGATATTTCGCTTGGCCAATTGACCTATTACAACAAATTCAGTGATCGAAGCGCCTTTGCGGCAGGTTTTCGTTATTTCGGATTTGGAGATATCGAATTAAGAAGAACTGGCGACCCAAACGAAGTTCCAAATATTGTATCACCAAATGAATTTGCATTAGACGGATCATATTCACAGAAATTAAGCGAAACCTTTTCGATGTCTGTTGGAGCAAGATACATTCGCTCTAATTTAAAAGTGGCTTCAGAAGATGTAGATGCTACAGCTGGAACATCATTTGCTGTTGACGTTGCTGGATTTTATCAATCTGAAGAAATCGCTTATAGCAGTTTTAACGGAAGATGGAGAGCAGGTTTCAACTTTCAGAATATGGGACCTAAAATCAGTTACGATAATGATGATTTAAGTTCAAATTTTTTGCCTGCCAACATGCGTTTAGGAGGAGGATTTGATTTTATTCTCGACGATTACAACAAATTTGCAGTTAGCGTTGAATTCACAAAATTACTTGTACCAACTCCTCCAGGGCAACAAGCAGCAGTAGATTTAAACGGAGATGGCGATTTTACTGACCCAGGAGAAAGCGCACAGGAACAAAGCACAATTGCCTACAATAAATACAATGACATAGGCTGGTTTCAAGGAATGTTTAAATCATTTGGAGATGCGCCAGGCGGATTTAGCGAGGAAATAAAAGAAGTAACTTACAGCCTTGCAGGAGAATATATGTATCAAGATTCGTTTGCATTTCGTGCAGGATATTTCCACGAAAGTCCTGAAAAAGGAGCTCGTCAATTCTTTTCTTTAGGAGCTGGCTTCAAATACAACATCGTAAAAGTTGACGTTTCGTACTTATTCTCAACTTCAAAAGTTAAAAATCCGTTAGAAAATACGCTTCGTTTTTCTTTAACGTTTAACTTTGGAGACAAATATGAAGAATATTAA